A region from the Halobacillus mangrovi genome encodes:
- a CDS encoding thiolase family protein, translated as MSERYVIASAVRTPIGRYGGSLKNLSSGHLAAIVMKEAVKRAGLSPEQVDEAIIGEVRQTTESSNVARVAALRADIPESSPAYTINRLCASGMEAVASGVQQIAFDQAEIVVAGGTESMSRSPIYLRNSRFGGDKPVLIDSNTEAGQQPQEIYGPSLGMGVTAENVAERYSISREDQDRFAIESQRRAAHALEMGIFKDEITPVQVQEKKRKVTVDTDEHPRPQTTLDKLASLRPVFRENGTVTAGNACGRNDGATALVVMKESKANDLGITPLVRIVDWAAAGVSPEIMGIGPVPAVQKLLQRTGKSVGNIGLFELNEAFASQSLAVIRQLGLDHEKVNVNGGAIALGHPVGASGARIMTTLIHEMKRREEQHGIATLCAGGGQGMAMMLELI; from the coding sequence GTGAGTGAACGTTACGTCATCGCAAGTGCTGTAAGAACTCCAATCGGACGGTATGGAGGCTCATTGAAAAATCTATCTTCTGGTCATTTAGCGGCGATAGTCATGAAGGAGGCTGTTAAGAGAGCTGGGTTGTCACCTGAGCAGGTGGATGAAGCGATTATAGGAGAAGTTCGTCAGACGACGGAGTCCTCCAACGTGGCCCGTGTCGCCGCTTTGCGTGCTGATATTCCTGAATCGTCGCCTGCTTATACGATCAATCGCTTGTGTGCTTCGGGCATGGAGGCTGTGGCGTCTGGGGTCCAGCAAATCGCTTTTGACCAGGCAGAAATCGTTGTAGCGGGTGGTACCGAAAGCATGAGCCGATCTCCAATTTACTTAAGAAACTCACGGTTCGGAGGGGACAAACCAGTATTAATAGATTCCAATACAGAAGCAGGCCAGCAGCCACAGGAAATCTACGGGCCAAGTCTGGGTATGGGTGTCACAGCTGAAAATGTTGCCGAGCGCTATTCGATTTCAAGGGAAGATCAAGATCGCTTTGCTATTGAAAGTCAACGACGAGCTGCTCATGCCCTGGAGATGGGAATTTTCAAAGATGAAATCACTCCTGTTCAAGTACAGGAAAAGAAGCGTAAAGTGACGGTGGATACAGATGAACATCCACGCCCGCAGACTACCCTGGACAAATTGGCGAGCTTGCGGCCTGTATTTAGAGAAAATGGAACGGTTACAGCCGGAAACGCTTGTGGAAGAAATGACGGGGCAACAGCTCTTGTAGTGATGAAAGAATCGAAAGCGAACGATTTAGGGATCACACCGCTCGTTCGTATTGTCGATTGGGCAGCAGCTGGAGTTTCACCTGAAATCATGGGAATTGGTCCTGTACCAGCTGTACAAAAACTTTTACAAAGGACAGGGAAGTCGGTTGGTAACATTGGACTTTTCGAATTGAACGAAGCTTTTGCCTCCCAATCGTTAGCGGTTATCAGACAACTCGGTCTTGATCATGAAAAAGTAAATGTGAACGGTGGAGCTATCGCTCTTGGGCACCCAGTAGGCGCAAGTGGTGCGAGGATTATGACCACTTTAATACACGAAATGAAAAGACGAGAGGAACAACATGGGATAGCTACACTGTGTGCTGGAGGAGGCCAGGGAATGGCCATGATGCTTGAGCTAATCTGA
- a CDS encoding PaaI family thioesterase → MTTTIDEVKESFETSPFFSLVGFEITRFEAGHVTLELEVKEKLLNANGTLHGGVHASMIDIILGMAIRSETKTRCTTINLNTHYLAPVSSGVITAKGRILQQGYKIVTAEGELFDEAGQMIAKGTGSYKLIRSKK, encoded by the coding sequence ATGACCACAACGATTGATGAAGTCAAGGAAAGCTTTGAAACAAGTCCGTTTTTCTCATTGGTCGGGTTTGAAATCACTCGATTTGAAGCTGGTCATGTGACTCTGGAATTGGAGGTTAAAGAAAAACTTCTGAATGCGAACGGCACCTTGCACGGAGGTGTCCATGCTTCCATGATCGACATCATTTTAGGCATGGCCATTCGTTCGGAAACAAAAACGAGATGTACAACGATTAATTTGAACACTCATTACCTTGCCCCCGTAAGCAGCGGAGTCATTACAGCAAAAGGAAGAATTCTGCAACAGGGGTACAAGATTGTAACGGCTGAAGGAGAACTGTTTGATGAAGCTGGACAGATGATTGCCAAAGGTACGGGCTCTTATAAATTAATTCGCTCAAAGAAATAG
- a CDS encoding carbon starvation CstA family protein, with protein MSGIWLAVVGGLVFFLGYRYYSKFIAEKIYRLDPNYVTPAHQYKDGVDFVPTNKFVLWGHHFTSVAGAAPIVGPAIAVYWGWLPAVLWVLLGTVFAAGVHDFGTLVLSVRNKGQSVGTLASKLIGQKAKVLFLFIILLLVLMVNAVFAWVIANLFISFPASVVSVFIQIPLAVWIGYSVYKKKGNMLLPSIVALAVMYLAAIVASYVPALQIDLVNYFGGEGATTLFGMSATSMSFLVWIIVLMVYVYIASTLPVWKLLQPRDYINSHQLIVGLGLLYLGLLFTNPEITAPVTNASADTSWFPLLFITIACGAISGFHGLVSSGTSSKQLNNEKDARFVGYLGSVGEGALALVAIIAVVTFFPTQGEFTATYSGFAAASGAGLGVFIQGAGQLASGLGIPAMVASTIVSVIVVSFAATTLDSSVRLMRYIIAELGTEYKIKPLTKTHVATTTAVVSSAMLTLIPQGPKGFGSGGYLLWPLFGTSNQLLAGISLLLVSIWLRNQGRNYLPTLLPMLFIMFMTLWAMIDQVVTEWAPWAEGSDWMLFSFGAIILVFTFWILLTAISALSKGNRDSAQRSA; from the coding sequence ATGAGTGGAATATGGCTTGCGGTCGTTGGAGGCCTCGTATTCTTTCTTGGTTATCGGTATTATTCAAAATTCATTGCTGAAAAGATCTATCGGTTAGATCCAAATTATGTGACACCTGCACACCAGTACAAAGATGGTGTCGACTTTGTGCCGACGAACAAATTTGTGCTTTGGGGTCACCACTTTACATCCGTAGCTGGGGCAGCACCCATTGTCGGTCCTGCCATTGCGGTTTATTGGGGCTGGCTGCCTGCGGTTCTATGGGTATTGCTTGGAACAGTATTTGCAGCGGGGGTTCATGATTTTGGCACGCTTGTCTTGTCCGTCCGTAACAAAGGTCAATCCGTCGGTACATTAGCCAGTAAGCTGATTGGTCAAAAAGCGAAAGTTTTGTTTTTATTCATCATTTTATTGCTTGTATTAATGGTAAATGCCGTCTTTGCTTGGGTCATCGCGAACTTGTTTATTTCTTTTCCCGCTAGTGTCGTATCGGTATTTATCCAAATTCCGCTAGCCGTTTGGATCGGTTATAGTGTGTATAAGAAAAAAGGAAATATGTTACTGCCTTCGATTGTAGCACTTGCAGTCATGTATTTAGCAGCTATTGTGGCAAGCTACGTGCCTGCATTACAAATTGATCTCGTTAACTATTTTGGTGGGGAAGGTGCGACGACTCTATTTGGTATGAGCGCGACTTCGATGTCGTTCTTAGTCTGGATCATTGTTTTGATGGTCTATGTGTATATTGCATCGACGCTGCCTGTCTGGAAGTTGCTGCAGCCGCGTGATTACATCAACTCTCACCAATTGATTGTCGGTCTTGGACTTCTCTATTTAGGATTGCTTTTCACAAACCCTGAGATTACAGCACCAGTGACGAATGCGTCTGCTGATACATCCTGGTTCCCGCTTCTCTTTATTACCATTGCATGCGGAGCGATCTCTGGATTCCACGGATTAGTGTCCTCAGGGACGTCATCTAAACAGTTGAATAATGAAAAAGACGCTCGCTTTGTAGGATATTTAGGATCTGTCGGAGAAGGTGCGCTTGCTCTAGTAGCCATCATTGCTGTCGTCACATTCTTCCCTACACAGGGAGAATTTACAGCGACGTATAGCGGTTTTGCTGCAGCTAGTGGAGCAGGTCTGGGTGTGTTCATTCAAGGTGCAGGACAGCTTGCGTCAGGCCTTGGAATTCCGGCTATGGTTGCTTCTACAATTGTTTCTGTCATCGTCGTGAGCTTTGCGGCAACAACGTTGGACTCTTCTGTCCGGCTTATGCGCTATATCATTGCTGAACTTGGAACCGAATATAAGATCAAGCCACTTACGAAAACACATGTGGCGACAACTACTGCTGTTGTATCCAGTGCGATGCTAACCCTTATCCCGCAGGGGCCAAAAGGGTTTGGTTCAGGTGGTTATCTGCTATGGCCGTTGTTTGGAACATCCAACCAGCTTTTAGCAGGAATCAGCCTACTGTTAGTCTCCATCTGGCTACGCAATCAAGGACGTAATTACCTGCCTACTTTGCTTCCGATGTTGTTCATTATGTTTATGACACTATGGGCGATGATTGATCAAGTCGTCACAGAATGGGCCCCTTGGGCAGAAGGAAGCGACTGGATGTTATTCAGCTTTGGTGCCATCATTCTGGTGTTTACATTCTGGATTCTTTTAACAGCTATATCTGCGTTAAGCAAGGGAAATCGTGACTCTGCTCAAAGGAGTGCGTAA
- a CDS encoding cory-CC-star protein, whose product MTRKYSIKRLVELYDEILSLPHKQEIARELRDEDDLFMLLVYSDMLGIPNPAFYYTLELYPYIIEKFHDWHLRMGMEKSPLDGIRCC is encoded by the coding sequence ATGACAAGAAAATATTCTATAAAAAGATTAGTAGAGCTTTACGATGAAATCCTCAGTCTACCTCACAAGCAAGAAATTGCGAGAGAATTGAGAGATGAGGATGATCTGTTCATGCTGCTTGTTTATTCCGATATGCTCGGTATTCCAAATCCGGCTTTTTATTATACGTTAGAATTATATCCATATATCATTGAGAAATTTCACGATTGGCACTTGCGGATGGGCATGGAGAAGTCGCCACTTGATGGGATAAGGTGCTGCTGA
- a CDS encoding ArsA family ATPase, whose amino-acid sequence MKQIYDKKILFVGGKGGVGKSTSSAALAVAFAREGLKTLVVSTDPAHNLGDIFHKKVDHKKNKLEENLWGMEIDPTLESKRYIEGVKDNLEGLVKSKMVEEVHRQIDMASASPGADEAALFDRLISIILEESDHFDKIVFDTAPTGHTIRLLTLPELMGVWIDGMLERRKKVNQNYTELLNDGDPVDDPIYSILQNRKEKFATVRKIILDEEQTGFAFVLIPERLPILETEKAIEQLGQHDLPVRTLIVNKVLPEHADGAFLEKRRKQEKAYLDEIEKRFPKQQLIRVPLFEEDVSNMEKLGVFAEHVRRKISV is encoded by the coding sequence ATGAAACAAATTTATGATAAGAAAATTTTATTCGTAGGAGGAAAAGGGGGAGTAGGTAAATCTACATCTTCTGCGGCTCTTGCTGTTGCATTCGCTCGAGAGGGATTAAAGACACTCGTCGTCTCTACGGACCCTGCTCATAACCTTGGCGATATTTTTCATAAAAAAGTGGATCACAAAAAAAACAAGCTCGAGGAGAATCTATGGGGAATGGAAATCGATCCTACCCTTGAATCCAAACGCTATATTGAAGGCGTGAAGGATAACCTGGAAGGACTTGTGAAATCGAAAATGGTCGAGGAAGTGCACCGTCAAATCGATATGGCAAGCGCTTCGCCCGGTGCCGATGAAGCGGCTCTATTTGACCGATTGATCTCCATTATCCTCGAAGAATCTGATCATTTTGATAAAATCGTATTTGATACAGCTCCGACAGGGCATACCATCCGTTTACTTACGTTACCAGAACTCATGGGCGTATGGATTGATGGAATGCTCGAGCGGAGGAAGAAAGTGAACCAGAATTACACAGAGCTTTTAAATGATGGTGATCCAGTCGATGATCCGATTTATTCGATCCTGCAAAATAGAAAAGAGAAGTTCGCTACTGTAAGAAAAATTATTTTAGACGAGGAACAGACGGGTTTTGCATTCGTCTTAATTCCTGAGCGTCTCCCTATTTTAGAAACAGAAAAAGCGATTGAACAGCTCGGGCAACACGATCTGCCCGTGAGAACACTAATTGTGAATAAGGTGCTGCCAGAGCACGCCGACGGTGCTTTTTTAGAGAAACGAAGAAAGCAGGAAAAAGCTTATTTGGATGAGATTGAAAAGCGTTTTCCTAAACAGCAGCTGATCCGGGTGCCATTGTTTGAGGAAGATGTATCGAATATGGAAAAGCTCGGTGTGTTTGCGGAGCATGTGCGAAGAAAAATTAGCGTATAG
- the bglX gene encoding beta-glucosidase BglX: MTDVNLTHLLEQMTIEEKVGQLVQLATPFFKGATDRGEITGPMVQMNISEEDIKQTGSVLGASGAKETTNIQRVHMEENRLGIPLLFMSDIVHGFKTIFPVPLAIGSSWDLELAEKSAAIAAEEAAASGVHVTFAPMVDLSREPRWGRVMEGTGEDPHLNSEFARSFVRGFQGDLENDHTKVAACVKHFAAYGAPEAGRDYNTVDMSDWQLRENYLPAYKAALDEGCEMVMTAFNILNGVPSTGNEELMRGILRGEWGFEGPLISDWGAVKELIPHGVAEDAKQAAEKAMKSSVDIEMMTSCYTNHVQELINEETLEESIVDEAVLRILRLKKKLGLFENPYRGTSEEKEAAVILSEENRKTARELASKSMVLLKNDEVLPLASDQKTALVGPFSTSTDILGPWSWGGSAEDTITVDTGFLNHIEKEKLFISEGCGIEEGTEDQLQSALEQAEKAEVIVVALGERSDMSGEAGSRADIRIPEVQLDFLRKMKELGKPVVAVLFSGRPLDVREVIDNADAVIEAWYPGTEGGHALADIIFGKVNPSAKLTMSMPYSVGQVPIYYNRYSTGRPKDAPDAQVRYVSQYLDIPNEPLYPFGYGLSYSQFEYGALTLSSDEMKYDERLTVTTTVSNTGDQAGDEIVQLYIRDLVGDVVRPLRELKDFKKISLEPGETEEVVFQLNESQLRYYHANMEHKSDAGEFEVFVGTNSRDVKSKTFRLVK, encoded by the coding sequence ATGACAGATGTAAACCTAACTCATTTACTAGAGCAAATGACAATAGAAGAGAAAGTCGGGCAACTCGTTCAGCTGGCAACCCCATTCTTTAAAGGGGCGACTGATCGAGGAGAAATAACAGGCCCGATGGTACAAATGAACATTAGTGAAGAAGATATCAAACAAACAGGTTCAGTCCTCGGTGCTTCAGGGGCAAAAGAAACGACCAATATTCAGAGGGTACATATGGAAGAAAACCGTCTCGGTATTCCTTTATTATTTATGTCGGATATCGTACACGGGTTTAAAACGATCTTCCCTGTCCCGCTTGCCATCGGTTCCTCCTGGGATTTGGAGCTTGCAGAAAAGAGTGCGGCTATTGCAGCGGAAGAAGCAGCTGCCTCCGGTGTTCATGTCACGTTTGCACCGATGGTCGACTTATCACGAGAACCACGTTGGGGACGGGTAATGGAAGGAACAGGGGAGGATCCCCATTTGAATAGTGAATTTGCTCGCTCCTTTGTACGCGGATTTCAAGGAGATCTTGAAAACGATCATACAAAAGTAGCGGCATGTGTGAAACACTTCGCTGCTTATGGAGCCCCGGAAGCTGGCCGCGATTATAATACGGTTGATATGTCCGATTGGCAGCTTCGTGAAAACTATCTCCCAGCTTACAAGGCCGCTCTCGATGAAGGCTGCGAAATGGTCATGACCGCTTTCAATATTTTGAACGGTGTGCCTTCGACAGGCAATGAAGAGCTAATGAGAGGTATTTTGAGAGGTGAATGGGGATTTGAAGGTCCGTTGATCTCAGACTGGGGAGCTGTGAAAGAACTGATTCCTCACGGGGTAGCGGAAGATGCGAAGCAAGCGGCCGAAAAAGCGATGAAGTCAAGTGTAGATATTGAAATGATGACCTCTTGCTATACAAACCATGTGCAGGAATTGATCAATGAAGAAACGTTAGAGGAATCGATTGTTGATGAAGCGGTACTGCGTATTTTAAGACTTAAGAAAAAGCTCGGCCTGTTTGAAAATCCTTATAGAGGGACCAGCGAGGAAAAAGAAGCAGCCGTTATTCTATCTGAAGAGAACCGCAAGACAGCTCGAGAACTCGCTAGCAAATCAATGGTTCTATTAAAAAATGATGAAGTATTGCCCCTGGCTTCCGATCAAAAAACTGCCCTCGTCGGCCCTTTTTCCACAAGTACAGACATTCTTGGGCCATGGTCCTGGGGCGGATCCGCTGAAGATACAATCACTGTCGATACCGGTTTCTTAAATCATATCGAAAAAGAGAAACTATTTATTTCCGAAGGGTGTGGTATTGAAGAAGGTACAGAAGACCAACTGCAATCTGCGTTAGAACAAGCGGAAAAAGCTGAAGTAATTGTTGTTGCCTTAGGAGAACGTTCAGACATGAGCGGTGAAGCTGGCAGCCGGGCAGACATTCGTATTCCGGAAGTGCAGCTCGACTTTTTGAGAAAAATGAAGGAACTAGGAAAACCAGTGGTTGCTGTTTTGTTTAGCGGACGACCTTTGGACGTAAGAGAAGTGATCGATAATGCTGACGCTGTAATTGAAGCCTGGTATCCAGGGACCGAAGGCGGCCATGCACTGGCAGACATTATCTTTGGTAAAGTAAATCCTTCAGCTAAGCTGACGATGTCGATGCCGTACTCGGTTGGCCAGGTTCCGATCTATTATAATCGCTATAGCACCGGCCGCCCTAAGGATGCCCCCGATGCACAAGTACGTTACGTCTCTCAGTATTTAGATATCCCGAATGAGCCCCTTTACCCGTTTGGTTATGGACTGAGCTACAGTCAATTTGAGTACGGAGCACTTACCTTGTCTTCGGATGAAATGAAGTATGATGAACGATTGACTGTGACAACGACCGTATCCAACACCGGTGATCAAGCTGGAGATGAAATTGTCCAATTGTATATTCGTGACCTTGTCGGAGACGTTGTACGACCACTAAGAGAACTGAAAGACTTTAAAAAGATCTCATTAGAACCAGGTGAAACAGAAGAAGTCGTCTTTCAGCTTAACGAAAGTCAACTGCGTTACTATCATGCGAACATGGAACATAAAAGTGATGCAGGAGAGTTCGAAGTTTTTGTTGGAACAAACAGCCGCGACGTGAAATCGAAAACGTTCCGATTAGTAAAATAA
- a CDS encoding sugar ABC transporter substrate-binding protein: MKLKLLTLLSVLVLSMALAGCSNSSSSEGDENTVTVWAMGEEGKKLQEFSKKFEENNPDLTVDVQAIPWDTAHDKLLTAVASGNGPDVVQLGTTWVPEFAEAGALKDLSEYMEDYPNFAKENYFDGSVTSMENGDQVVGIPWYVDTRVIYYRTDLLKEAGYEEPPKTWDELKDAATKLADRGEDSYGLDIDRNDQSTPFVFAWQNGYEADLENKDLNVDSPEFKEALKYYASYFEEGLSPTQEGIDIVQAFKEGSKPMFFSGPWMINIINDQAPDLKGKWATAVMPTKETNTSMMGGSLLSVFESSDNVEGALKYISFMTDVETQMDWLDESNTLPSRTKAWEKPVMQEDPNYATFGKQLENTNPGLQTEHFERIAQELLASIERITEGGADLDKELKAFNQKAQEIIEE; this comes from the coding sequence GTGAAGTTGAAATTATTGACCTTGTTATCTGTACTCGTTTTATCTATGGCACTTGCGGGTTGTTCAAACAGCTCATCATCTGAAGGGGATGAAAACACCGTTACTGTGTGGGCGATGGGGGAAGAAGGTAAAAAACTTCAGGAGTTTAGTAAAAAGTTCGAAGAAAACAATCCAGATTTGACCGTAGATGTACAGGCTATTCCTTGGGATACTGCGCACGATAAATTACTTACAGCTGTAGCCTCAGGAAACGGACCGGATGTCGTGCAATTAGGAACAACATGGGTGCCGGAATTCGCTGAAGCTGGTGCACTGAAAGATTTGTCTGAATACATGGAAGACTATCCTAATTTTGCAAAAGAAAACTACTTTGATGGTTCTGTAACCTCGATGGAAAATGGTGATCAAGTTGTTGGAATTCCTTGGTATGTAGATACGCGAGTGATTTACTACCGTACGGACTTGTTAAAAGAAGCCGGCTATGAAGAACCACCAAAAACGTGGGATGAGCTGAAGGATGCGGCAACAAAGCTAGCCGATCGAGGCGAAGATTCTTACGGTCTTGATATCGACCGGAACGACCAGTCAACACCATTTGTTTTCGCATGGCAGAATGGATACGAAGCTGATTTGGAAAATAAAGATTTAAATGTGGATTCGCCTGAATTTAAAGAAGCGTTAAAGTATTATGCAAGCTATTTTGAAGAGGGATTAAGTCCAACTCAGGAAGGTATAGACATAGTCCAAGCCTTTAAAGAAGGTTCAAAACCTATGTTCTTCAGTGGTCCTTGGATGATCAATATCATCAATGATCAGGCTCCTGATCTTAAAGGGAAATGGGCGACGGCTGTCATGCCTACAAAAGAAACCAATACATCCATGATGGGTGGATCCCTGCTTTCTGTATTTGAAAGCTCTGACAACGTGGAAGGTGCATTGAAATACATCTCCTTCATGACAGATGTAGAGACACAAATGGACTGGTTGGATGAATCCAATACGCTTCCATCCCGTACCAAAGCTTGGGAAAAACCAGTGATGCAAGAAGATCCGAATTATGCCACTTTCGGAAAACAGTTGGAAAACACGAACCCAGGTTTACAGACTGAACACTTTGAACGAATTGCTCAAGAACTCCTTGCTTCGATTGAACGAATTACCGAAGGTGGAGCTGACTTAGATAAAGAACTAAAAGCGTTTAACCAAAAGGCTCAAGAGATCATTGAAGAATAA
- a CDS encoding carbohydrate ABC transporter permease, translated as MKQFKNRHPYMFIGPAVLLLSLFSLIPIAIAFVISFTNMDLKGLADWSSITFIGFENYKDLFSDSTFIKSIYNTLFYVVIGVPLVIICSLSIALLLNYGTSWIFNTFRAVYYMPSITNIIAVAVIWGYLYNTEYGLFNFLLSFLSVENVPWLEEPTIAKISLILLAVWKGIGINMIIFLAALQGIPKSYYEAAEIDGASRLQVLFNVTLPLLRYATFFVTVTTLIGWMQFFEEPFVMTDGGPLDGTISIALFIYKEGFQFSQFGYAAAGSFILFAMIIVVTVIQFKFRKSDTEY; from the coding sequence ATGAAACAATTCAAAAACAGACACCCGTATATGTTTATTGGACCGGCTGTCCTTTTGTTATCTTTATTCAGTCTGATTCCAATTGCCATAGCTTTCGTTATCAGTTTTACCAATATGGATTTAAAAGGATTGGCAGACTGGTCATCCATCACTTTTATCGGCTTCGAAAATTACAAAGATTTATTTTCAGACAGTACATTTATCAAATCGATTTATAATACGTTGTTCTATGTTGTGATTGGTGTGCCGCTGGTCATCATTTGCTCGCTGTCCATCGCGTTGTTGTTGAACTATGGAACAAGCTGGATCTTCAACACGTTCAGGGCTGTCTATTATATGCCTTCCATCACCAATATCATCGCCGTGGCGGTCATTTGGGGATATCTTTACAATACCGAATACGGCTTGTTCAATTTTTTGCTCTCCTTTCTTTCTGTTGAAAACGTTCCCTGGTTAGAAGAGCCGACGATTGCAAAAATATCGTTGATTCTTCTAGCGGTATGGAAAGGGATCGGTATAAACATGATTATTTTCTTAGCTGCTCTTCAAGGGATACCGAAATCTTACTATGAGGCAGCTGAGATAGATGGAGCGAGCCGGTTGCAGGTGCTTTTCAATGTAACATTGCCGCTCTTGCGCTATGCAACCTTCTTTGTAACTGTGACAACACTGATCGGATGGATGCAATTCTTCGAAGAACCGTTTGTCATGACGGATGGCGGACCATTGGACGGAACGATTTCAATCGCTCTATTTATCTATAAAGAAGGTTTCCAATTCAGCCAATTCGGCTATGCGGCTGCGGGATCCTTTATATTGTTTGCCATGATTATTGTCGTTACAGTCATCCAATTCAAATTCAGAAAATCAGATACGGAATATTAA
- a CDS encoding carbohydrate ABC transporter permease, with product MAAATKKSKLEKSIVIFIMVVGGILVSIPFIWMISSSFKPESEVLAIPPTIIPDNPTIENYIQLFTNMNFAVYLRNTLIIVLFSFLGLLFNAMAGYGFAKYDFRGREKIFYIVLATMMIPGQVTMIPVYLLLNYMGLTNTMTGIVLPGLAVAFSIFLFRQFMTTIPDDLIEAARLDGAGEFYIFFRLVVPIAKPIFAVQGILTFIAGWNSFLWPLIIANDESLYTLSVGLSLLQGQYANNFALQMAGAAFMVVPIIIIFAFFQKYIVEGFTMSGLK from the coding sequence ATGGCTGCAGCAACGAAGAAGAGCAAACTCGAAAAATCGATTGTCATTTTCATTATGGTTGTAGGTGGAATCCTCGTTTCGATTCCGTTTATCTGGATGATTTCCAGTTCCTTTAAGCCGGAGAGTGAAGTGCTGGCGATCCCGCCAACCATCATTCCGGACAACCCGACGATCGAGAATTATATCCAATTATTTACGAATATGAATTTCGCTGTTTACTTACGGAATACCTTAATTATTGTGTTGTTTTCGTTCTTAGGTCTATTATTTAATGCCATGGCCGGATATGGTTTTGCAAAATACGACTTTAGAGGCCGGGAGAAAATCTTTTACATCGTTTTGGCTACTATGATGATCCCGGGGCAAGTCACGATGATTCCCGTTTACCTTTTGCTTAATTACATGGGGCTGACAAATACCATGACAGGGATTGTGCTCCCAGGTCTAGCCGTTGCCTTTAGTATTTTCTTATTCCGTCAGTTCATGACGACCATTCCAGATGACTTGATTGAGGCGGCGAGACTCGATGGAGCAGGAGAGTTTTATATCTTCTTCCGACTGGTCGTTCCGATTGCGAAGCCGATCTTTGCCGTCCAGGGCATCTTGACGTTTATTGCCGGTTGGAACAGCTTCCTATGGCCGTTAATCATTGCGAATGATGAAAGTTTATATACGCTTTCTGTCGGCCTGTCCTTGCTGCAAGGGCAATATGCGAATAACTTTGCCTTGCAGATGGCTGGTGCCGCATTCATGGTCGTGCCGATCATCATTATCTTCGCCTTTTTCCAAAA